The Tubulanus polymorphus chromosome 3, tnTubPoly1.2, whole genome shotgun sequence nucleotide sequence ACATGATTTGTTTCAAGTCGAAGTACGCAATTTCGGTTCCAGTTTGTTCGAACAATCTTTCAACTAGCCTGAACCAGCGAGCCACTGGTTAAGCCCGCCGCACACGCCaccaaaaaatctttttttcctGGTGAAAAAAACGTCGTCGAtgttttttgttatgccgAGTGCGGGGGAGGCAAAATACAAAACGCCGAACAGAAAATCGTTTTTCGTcaggaaaaaacgtttttcacgaaaaaaaaacactgcTTGAtttgcgaaaaacgttttgttTAGCCGAAACAATTCTTCGTTCCGTGTCCGTTGGACGTTTTATCGTTTGCGGGCAAAACGTTTTacgaaaaacgttttgtgaaaaacgtgttttctgttttggcGAAACAAATATTATGCCGCTTGCGGCGGGCTTTAGGGTTAATTTCGCTAGCTGCCCCgagatttgaaaataactcTACCATATAAATAAGGGTTGAAGTTCATGTCTCAGTCGTTAGTTTTAGCGGCTAGTGTGGGATGGACTAAACTGTAGACTCGCTCCTAATAAGACACAGCAGTGATATACGTATGCATGTATATTTTCGAATGTTTCAAGGAAAATACTGAAATTGgagatatttcattcatttttcagctATTCCTAGGGCTATAAACTTTATATTGAAACAAGCCACTATAACACGAGATGGAAATCTTGTCTTGATAAGATTACCATCGTTTCCGTTAACGAAGTACCGCGTCTACGTGGAATACTGCATCAAAAATACAAAGCGATGTAAATCTACGAAACCTATCGAAATTACCGATGGTTTGAATAGTATGCTTGAGATTGACCCCGACCATGCATATAGTTACAACCTGATTGTGACCGAGAGTCGTGACGTCATTTTGAGCCACGAGGTTCAATTGGAAGAAGGTACCGTTTGTGATATTCGGCTGTTTTCACTTGACGCCTAATACATCATTACATAATTTAATAATTCGGATTTTatatgatagaatttattattttgaaaacacagcaacgtttcggctgttaaCTAACAACCATCATCAGGCGGAATGATCCTGAAAGGCTCCGTTAAAGCCACGATGAttgctgttagtcaacagtcgAAACGTTGTTGTGGTGTCAGAATAATAGATTGTATCACATAAAATTCGAATTGCGCGATTTATTCAATTATCCACAGAGTACAGAGATACGAGTGTTTATTACGACTACCTACATCGTTACAATCAATTTACAGTTGTTGACAGTTAAgagaaataatttaaaaaaaattatcactGTATCAGATGCCTCTTGTTTTAGTATAGTATTTCAGTTAAGCCAATGTCTTTAACTTGACGTCATATTCAAATGTCTGAATACTTCGGTACATCATCTTTACAGATGATGGCAAGTGGAGTGTCGCTTCGTTAGTTCCGCTGATGATTGCTGGTGTTATTCTTGGTAGCATTGCGTTTTCTCTGGTGTTAATCTTAATGATCGTACTCCTAATAAATCTACTCAGAAATAGAGGTTGCTCCTTAATTAACAAATCAAGAGGACCGTGAGTTGTTTTTAAGCTATTTCCTAACTGTGTGTGTCCTACCCGTACAATATGCCACCTTTTTGAATGATCTAGATAGAATAGCAATGCCACCCAATGCTTTAGAATTTgtacaaaacatcaaaaacgatgcagttttaaaaataaatgtcattAAATCCATTGACGAacttagattttgaaaataatttgattttcttaattaaATAATTCGCCAAATTTAATGATACTTAAAAAACCAGGATGTCATGAATAGACTCGAAACTAGGCGTACATGTCACACCACGACGAGATTCGAATCCCATAATCTCCTTGAACCGAACATCCTGGCATCGGCGAAAGTTACAAGTTTATTTTCGGAAGTTGGGATTTGATACGTCACTAATGCTTTGAAATCCTTTCATTTCAGAGAGACTGGAAAATCAACCGTTGGTAAATGATAGCTTAAAGTAGAACTAGAGTTATATATAATTCaaggaaaaataaatcataatcaaaattatcattatcagtagAATAACAGGGCTGGTAAAGATGTtatccattttgaaaatacactATTAAAAAAGCAGATTACAATCTAATATATGTTTTATCTTATTGATTATATCATTATTGCTGAAATGATTTTGTATCATTTCAGTTTATTCTAACAGTAATGAAGCCCGCCGTGACACAGACTCGCGTATGTATATTCGATGCATTTTACTCATACCTTCCCATCTCCCAGTGAAATTGATTTACCATTAAGATAATTCGTCTTTCAGACTCTTACGCCGCGGCAACGCCGTACGTGAATGTGGCTTTTAGCGGTAAgtcaatcatcattattttatcaattcacTCATACATGTGAATGACAACATTCTAAACAGAATTCTTAGAAACATCGTCACATAAAGCTTAGATGTCATCGACTTTGGTTGCAACTATTTCCTACTTTTGCTCTGCCATATTATTTTCGggataaaaatcatttttatcatcTGTGTTCATTCTTTGTTTTCCTTCAATGTAAGCAGAGTCAATAGATGATCCGAATCCATATGAAGAAGTCAGGAACTAGCAAAACAGAATACTATTGACCAGCCGGAACTTCTTATTGGATAAGATACTTAATATACAATATAGCATGTGCTTGATTCGCCGACAATACATGACATGTGTATGCTGGGGATGTATTCCTGTTTGCTACGCCAAATTAACTGCTGAAGGAGGTTGTCTTGTCTTCAGAATATCGTCAAACTATTACGAAACGACTGCGAAACATTGATGATCAAGTTGAACTAGAACAGATGAAACGTGGAATAGGTCTTGAAGTTGATGCCAATTCTGATGGTTCGTCGATGCAACAATGTTCGAATTCCTGCGAGTGAAGTTTAATTCTTACAAATTATGAGCGAAATCCGTGAAAAAAATCTGAGGATTGTTTCCTTGCTTATTACTTGCTTGTGCTTACTTAACAAGTGTTACTTAAGATGTGGTTTACTATCCATATGTAAATGCGTACAAGTAGATGAACTTTATGTCCTTTTTCAGCCGCTTATTTTTTGATGATGCGTATCATGATCGATGTGATTTTATTTCGATCCACAAAACTATAGTAACGTGTACAAATGTAAACAGCTGTAAGAAAAGAgaagaaaataattgataaggccaaaaaattgataccttgtttctcatttctgctgaacTTCAAAGTTGACTTGGGTCAACCACCTATCTAATACCCTGtatattactttttttaaatcatgatccATTTTACCATAACCGACCCGgtagctatagaaatgaactcaTTACAAATTCAGTTGCAATTTACTAAATGACTCTGTCGATTAGAAGAAACAAGTGTGGCGAAAATTGTCAATATCTGGGGTGGGTTTGACCACAAAATGTCGGTCTTTGGTGaaattatattatgtatttcgGAATGGCCTTAAGCCGTTCTTTtctcattgtttctttttagatGTACGTATTCCGGGACGGGGCTGGGTGTTCTGCGGCGATGTTTCGGGATCTTTTCGGCTCAATTTCAATCTGACAGATTTTTGGCAGTCCTGTCAGATTCCAATTTCACGACCTGGGCAGGCCCCCGCGGTGTTGGCCACGCCACATCGCGGTGACATTAGCGATTTTTCGGCGCCTGTCCAGGCCATTCTTTTATCCTCCACCTACCTATTAGTGTGTGTTCTCCTTTTTATATTCGAGACCCAACTTCTTTGATTTTGGGCCGTTTTGGTTCCGTCTCGTCGCCGGAGAATTCTCCAGCCCTGCTCGTGTTTACGCTCGTTTTTACGACGCCGTTCGCTGGCGCCGCCTCACTTCCGTGTGAGCGTTTTCGCGGTGGTGCGGTTAACTCCGGTTTATTTTTAGTAAATATCTCCGTATCGGTCTTATAGTCGTCATTTTTCGcgttaatcttaaaatattatagaacTTAATTCTATTTCTCGCGTATGAAGTCTTTATTTAGGGTTTTATCATTCGTCACGGTCGAATGATTTCGCGTGCTCTACTTTGTCCGCGGATCGTATCACTGCTCGTCACGCTTGACCAATCACCGCGTGCGTTGACCGCATGAAAACTATAAATTTGGCGCAATCGCGCTCATTGGCAACTTGGCTCTGGCAGAGCCACATTAGAAACTCTTCTTGCTGTCTCTTCGCCGTTTTACGAATCGGACGCTGTAAATCGTACAGATCATGTAAGAAGACAATTTTACTCTCTAATTAAGACACGGGCCTCCGGGTCGTCTGACCCCGGGATCGCTGCAGTGGTTTTTGACATCCCGCCCTCAGTGAGTCCCGAGTGCCGACGCACCCGGGGGTCGTGTAGTCGTCGGCCATGGGCTGCCGATAAACTCGTCACTTACAAtcctgtaaatattgtaaattctccgTCAGTTCATCGTCTGTTTAAATTCAATCCTCTAACGATGCCGACTTAACGCTCTCGTCGCTGTaattagtaatagtaatacTAATAGTAGGGTAGGCCTATATCTTCTGTGCTATTTCCGTAATTTTACTCCGAGATGTCGTTTCTGCTGACCATGAAAATCACCTGTATTCAGTAACTCCTTTTTCGAACGAACGCGCGGTCGTTTCATCTTCTTGACGTCGCCTCTGAATTTCGACTATTTGAGTTCGCGTCAccgacattttgaatttggcgcgcagtcgttgattaacgacaacgctcgtcgttaactatttgacgctccgtcgtataattcttatcgttgattgaagacaacgctcgtcgttaactatttgacgctccgtcgtataattcttatcgttgattaacgacaacgctcgtcgttagCTACTTGACGCTTCGTCGTTAACATCTTAATCGTTGATTAGCTTCGACGCTCGTTTACTGAGACCTAAGTTATATTAGATACACACCGGAGTCCGCCGCGCCACCGCTTCTATTTGACGTTCGGTCGTCTCCTTTGTATGCTACCGTACATTGACTGTACCAAGGCTTTGCAAGCCATGAAGGGCacattctttttatatatcgaaatgtaaataatcaaGGTGTTTTGCGTGTGGACATGATGTCCCCTTGGCATCAAGAACGATGAACTTTGTattataagaaaatatatatatttaataattcGTACTACATTCCAATCAAACTTCGAATCTTGCGTTTATTTGATTCGCCGGCACTGGAAGGAAGGACGAGGATTTCGGTTTGTTTTCCTGCTGCATCGAACCCATTTAGTTCTACGTGAGGATCGTTCCCCTATTGACCGTCGCTACGGACAACACTTATGCATACGACTAGTTTGACAGATCTGGCATGAGTCGCAATTAGATCCTGAGATGACGGGGGACAGCTATGTGCGAGAGGGCACTTGGAATGGGGGTAGCCATATCCGCCGAGTAATCAACACTGCGAGTTTCGTCCGAGGAAAGCCCCTAAAGCGGATTACTCTGAGGAGAGCGGGTTGGGGGGTCTGTATTGGCCACACAGATTAAGGCTACGTGGAGTAGGGAGGCGACTGTTTGGAGGAGAGCGTACTGCTTAAGCGCCCTTTTTAGCGACATTTTTTAATAGAGGAACCGATTctacatattttatatcatttacttTCCTGGGGAAGACAAGAGTCTCCTTGCCGTATTCACTACCCGAGTGCGGTCGACCCAGGCGGACCCGTGTAGCGAGCGCCCCGGCACAGCAGAGTGACTACGACTACGCTACCTATGGACAACAGCAGTCACTACATGAAttactatttttttttttatgtttacaCTACAACCGCTACACAAGGTATGATTTTTGTTGAGCCTCAGGAAATACTGAATATGGGTGTTCTTCATTAAACGTGAATTAGAATTAAGAGGGATGTATCTTAACTTAAGAATTTTACATATAACtaaccatgattttagaaataagaagTGAACATTTGATCGAAGCTTAAATGTTTATGAGAAAAGAAAGGACAAATTTACGTTATTTGTTATTCTGAATTGACAGTTTTTTTGCtgtaaataatatattattttttaacGAATTGTTTTTTGCTTGTATCTCTTCATACTGTTGATACCGCAAC carries:
- the LOC141900967 gene encoding uncharacterized protein LOC141900967, coding for MLEIDPDHAYSYNLIVTESRDVILSHEVQLEEDDGKWSVASLVPLMIAGVILGSIAFSLVLILMIVLLINLLRNRGCSLINKSRGPETGKSTVVYSNSNEARRDTDSHSYAAATPYVNVAFSESIDDPNPYEEVRN